One region of Sphingomonas kaistensis genomic DNA includes:
- a CDS encoding alpha/beta fold hydrolase: MSDITTHHWAASDGVDLVWHETGAGRPVILLHGLFSDANMNWIKFGHAARIAAGGRRVIMPDLRAHGASGRPHGAEHYPRGVLARDARELVAHLGLADFDLGGFSLGARTTVEAVGEGMRPGKAVLGGAGLEGLRNWQRRKTFFLEAIAGFDTLPRGDPHWLSIQFMKSQKIDRTAAALLLESFEDAFEGWLQAFTMPTLVVCGSEDDDNGSAEELAAAIPSATFVEVPGTHMSSVTKSEFGQAIADFLTEE, from the coding sequence ATGAGCGACATCACCACCCACCATTGGGCCGCCTCCGACGGCGTTGACCTGGTCTGGCACGAAACCGGCGCTGGCCGCCCGGTCATCTTGCTCCACGGATTGTTTTCCGACGCGAACATGAACTGGATCAAGTTCGGGCACGCCGCCCGGATTGCCGCCGGGGGCAGGCGGGTGATCATGCCCGACCTTCGCGCCCACGGCGCCAGTGGCCGTCCGCACGGAGCGGAGCATTATCCCCGCGGTGTGCTGGCGCGCGACGCCCGCGAACTCGTCGCGCATCTCGGCCTCGCCGACTTCGATCTTGGCGGTTTCTCGCTCGGCGCGCGGACGACGGTGGAGGCGGTCGGCGAAGGGATGCGCCCGGGCAAGGCGGTCCTCGGCGGCGCCGGCCTCGAGGGGCTTCGCAACTGGCAGCGCCGCAAGACCTTCTTCCTCGAGGCGATCGCAGGTTTCGACACGCTTCCGCGGGGCGACCCGCATTGGCTCTCCATCCAGTTCATGAAGAGCCAGAAGATCGACCGGACCGCCGCCGCGCTCCTGCTGGAATCCTTCGAGGATGCGTTCGAGGGCTGGCTTCAGGCCTTCACCATGCCGACCCTGGTGGTGTGCGGGAGCGAGGATGACGACAATGGCTCGGCCGAGGAGCTGGCCGCTGCCATTCCTTCGGCGACCTTCGTGGAAGTGCCGGGAACGCACATGTCCAGCGTCACCAAATCGGAATTCGGGCAGGCGATTGCGGACTTCTTGACGGAGGAGTGA
- a CDS encoding DHA2 family efflux MFS transporter permease subunit produces MTAAFKPLDRTQHLLITIAVMLAVLMQVLDTTIANVALPHMQASLGATQESVNWVLTSYIVASAIAIPIAGWLSERIGRRRLMIMAVIGFTAASMLCAIATSLPEMVAFRIIQGVTGAFLVPLAQATMFDINPPEKHAQAMALFGGGIMIGPIMGPVLGGWLTDSFDWRWVFIVNLPVGVLAAVMLWRTMPESETSRRPFDLLGFALLALALGSLQMFLDRGESQDWFESWEIIIEMGLAIAFGWMFVIHTMTAKAPIFERGMFADRNFATGLLFMAVTGVLLLAGLALLPPLLQHVYGYSVLQSGILTAPRGVGTLISMLVAGRLVGKLDSRLLVVAGISLMATSLWMMTGFALDQPSGPVIWSGVVQGLGIGLIFVVMQSLAFATLAPMMRTSAASLLNLARNIGGSIGIAVVGSQLVRMTQVAHADIASNVTASTIPTMDPRLLERIGQEGDIALAVINAEVTRQAVFIAYLDDFWLMMWITLAALPLVLLLRKASAPQGGPAAHAIAD; encoded by the coding sequence ATGACCGCCGCTTTCAAACCGCTTGATCGCACCCAGCACCTGCTGATCACCATTGCGGTGATGCTGGCGGTGCTGATGCAGGTGCTCGACACCACCATCGCCAACGTCGCCCTGCCGCATATGCAGGCCAGCCTCGGGGCGACGCAGGAAAGCGTGAACTGGGTGCTGACGAGCTACATCGTCGCCTCGGCCATCGCGATCCCGATCGCCGGCTGGCTGTCCGAGCGGATTGGGCGGCGGCGGCTGATGATCATGGCGGTGATCGGCTTCACCGCCGCCTCCATGCTCTGTGCCATCGCCACATCGCTGCCCGAGATGGTCGCCTTCCGCATCATCCAGGGCGTCACCGGCGCTTTCCTTGTGCCGCTGGCGCAGGCGACCATGTTCGACATTAACCCGCCCGAAAAGCACGCCCAGGCGATGGCCCTGTTCGGCGGCGGCATCATGATCGGGCCAATCATGGGCCCGGTGCTCGGCGGCTGGCTGACCGATAGCTTCGACTGGCGCTGGGTGTTTATCGTCAACCTGCCGGTCGGCGTGCTCGCCGCAGTCATGCTGTGGCGGACGATGCCGGAAAGCGAGACCAGCCGACGGCCCTTCGACCTGCTTGGCTTCGCCTTGCTCGCCCTTGCGCTCGGCTCCCTCCAGATGTTCCTCGACCGTGGCGAGAGCCAGGACTGGTTCGAGAGCTGGGAGATCATCATCGAGATGGGGCTCGCCATCGCCTTCGGGTGGATGTTCGTCATCCATACGATGACCGCCAAGGCGCCGATCTTCGAACGCGGCATGTTTGCCGACCGGAATTTCGCGACCGGGCTATTGTTCATGGCGGTGACCGGCGTGCTGCTGCTCGCCGGCCTTGCGCTGCTTCCGCCGCTCTTGCAGCACGTCTACGGCTACAGCGTCCTTCAGTCAGGCATCCTCACGGCCCCGCGCGGGGTGGGGACGCTGATCTCCATGCTGGTGGCGGGCCGGCTGGTTGGCAAGCTCGACAGCCGCCTGCTGGTGGTCGCCGGGATCAGCCTGATGGCCACCAGCCTGTGGATGATGACCGGCTTCGCGCTCGATCAGCCATCGGGCCCGGTGATCTGGTCGGGCGTCGTCCAGGGCCTCGGCATCGGCCTCATCTTCGTCGTGATGCAAAGCCTCGCCTTCGCCACGCTGGCCCCGATGATGCGGACTTCTGCCGCATCGCTGCTCAACCTCGCACGCAACATCGGCGGGTCGATCGGCATCGCAGTGGTCGGCTCGCAGCTGGTGCGGATGACCCAGGTCGCCCACGCCGATATCGCAAGCAACGTCACGGCCTCGACCATCCCGACCATGGACCCCCGCCTGCTCGAGCGGATCGGGCAGGAAGGCGATATCGCGCTGGCGGTGATCAACGCCGAGGTCACCCGGCAGGCGGTGTTCATCGCCTATCTCGACGACTTCTGGCTGATGATGTGGATCACGCTGGCCGCGCTTCCACTGGTGCTGCTGCTGCGCAAGGCAAGCGCGCCGCAGGGCGGTCCGGCAGCCCATGCCATCGCCGACTAG
- a CDS encoding HlyD family secretion protein, translating to MNQETKITGTPLEDEQVVGTAEAGEEIAPKTPGKRKRLMLFLVVPFLLLAAGGWMWWSGQGKVETDNAQLKQDITSVGAQVGGPIAEVLVKEGQQVRAGQLLFRIDPEPYRVALLSAEAQLAQARLAKSQVVTAAAGTGADISGAQAQLTINERALARQAELLRQGFTTRVRYDEALADVTSARTALSDARSRAANAGAAIAPGGEQPGEAAARAAIAKARLDLARTEVRAPTSGTVANTDRLLAGQQAVPGIGLLSLVASSDAWVEANFKEKDLARMAPGQRAHIEIDAYPGLELTGRVASIGAGTGSEFAILPAQNANGNWVKVTQRVPVRIRFDGKPAKPMIAGLSATVTVDVE from the coding sequence ATGAATCAGGAAACCAAGATCACCGGCACCCCGCTCGAGGACGAGCAGGTCGTCGGCACGGCAGAGGCCGGCGAGGAGATCGCTCCCAAGACCCCGGGCAAGCGCAAGCGGCTGATGCTGTTCCTTGTCGTGCCCTTCTTGCTGCTTGCGGCAGGCGGATGGATGTGGTGGTCGGGGCAGGGCAAGGTCGAGACCGACAATGCCCAGCTGAAGCAGGACATCACCTCGGTCGGCGCGCAGGTCGGCGGCCCGATCGCCGAAGTACTGGTCAAGGAAGGCCAGCAGGTCCGTGCCGGCCAGCTGCTGTTCCGGATCGATCCCGAGCCCTATCGCGTCGCCCTGCTGTCGGCCGAGGCGCAGCTGGCGCAGGCCCGGCTGGCCAAGAGCCAGGTGGTGACCGCAGCGGCGGGGACCGGCGCCGACATCAGCGGTGCGCAGGCGCAGCTGACCATCAACGAGCGCGCGCTCGCCCGCCAGGCCGAACTGCTGCGGCAGGGCTTCACCACCCGCGTCCGCTACGATGAAGCGCTGGCCGACGTCACCAGCGCCCGCACCGCGCTGTCCGACGCCCGGTCGCGTGCCGCCAATGCCGGTGCGGCCATCGCCCCGGGCGGCGAACAGCCGGGGGAGGCAGCCGCCCGCGCCGCCATCGCCAAGGCAAGGCTCGATCTCGCTCGCACCGAAGTGCGCGCGCCGACGTCGGGCACGGTCGCCAACACCGATCGCCTGCTGGCCGGTCAGCAGGCGGTGCCCGGGATCGGGCTGCTGAGCCTGGTCGCCTCCAGCGACGCGTGGGTCGAAGCCAATTTCAAGGAGAAGGACCTGGCGCGCATGGCTCCGGGACAGCGCGCCCATATCGAGATCGACGCCTATCCGGGGCTTGAGCTCACCGGCCGGGTCGCCAGCATCGGCGCCGGCACCGGCAGCGAATTCGCCATCCTTCCGGCGCAGAATGCCAACGGCAACTGGGTCAAGGTGACGCAGCGCGTGCCAGTCCGGATCCGCTTCGACGGCAAGCCCGCCAAGCCGATGATCGCGGGCCTCAGCGCCACGGTCACTGTGGATGTGGAGTAA
- a CDS encoding MarR family winged helix-turn-helix transcriptional regulator translates to MARMEQLAWDIGETSHALRRAFDRRAAELGITRAQWRVLARLDLQPGQRQVDLAERMDIEPITLCRIVDKLEEANLVERRRDPGDRRAWQLYLSDSAAPLVTKLHALADRFSAEIFGSLDRAEVERTRALLATIRNNITGLAPVAKASA, encoded by the coding sequence ATGGCGCGTATGGAACAACTGGCCTGGGATATCGGAGAAACTTCGCACGCGCTTCGCCGCGCGTTCGACCGGCGGGCGGCGGAGCTTGGCATCACCCGCGCGCAATGGCGCGTGCTGGCGCGGCTGGACCTCCAGCCCGGGCAGCGGCAGGTGGATCTGGCGGAACGGATGGATATCGAGCCGATCACCCTGTGCCGGATTGTCGACAAGCTGGAAGAAGCGAATCTGGTCGAGCGGCGCCGTGATCCCGGCGACCGGCGCGCCTGGCAGCTTTACCTGAGCGACAGCGCCGCGCCGCTGGTCACGAAACTTCACGCGCTGGCCGACCGTTTTTCCGCGGAGATTTTCGGCTCGCTCGATCGGGCAGAGGTCGAGCGGACCCGCGCGCTGCTCGCCACTATCAGAAACAATATCACCGGCCTGGCGCCGGTCGCGAAGGCATCGGCATGA
- a CDS encoding DUF4440 domain-containing protein codes for MEDERIWAMEEKLWHGGDEVYETLVDENVVMSLPSEPFLFTRDQAKEAVKNTPRWEEVSFSDTKVNRPHEGLIVIGYQVEAKRGEETYRCYASSTMMRRGHEDWTVVHHSQVVPPKAVVDA; via the coding sequence ATGGAAGACGAGCGTATCTGGGCGATGGAAGAGAAGCTGTGGCACGGCGGCGACGAGGTTTACGAGACGTTGGTCGACGAGAACGTCGTCATGAGCCTGCCGTCCGAGCCGTTCCTGTTCACCCGCGATCAGGCCAAGGAAGCGGTCAAGAACACTCCGCGCTGGGAGGAGGTCAGCTTCTCCGACACCAAGGTGAATCGGCCGCACGAAGGACTGATCGTGATCGGCTATCAGGTCGAGGCGAAGCGCGGCGAGGAGACGTATCGCTGCTATGCCAGCTCGACCATGATGCGCCGCGGCCATGAGGATTGGACCGTGGTCCACCACAGCCAGGTGGTGCCGCCCAAGGCGGTGGTCGACGCCTGA